From one Neofelis nebulosa isolate mNeoNeb1 chromosome 4, mNeoNeb1.pri, whole genome shotgun sequence genomic stretch:
- the BPGM gene encoding bisphosphoglycerate mutase, which produces MSKYKLIMLRHGEGAWNKENRFCSWVDQKLNSEGMEEARNCGKQLKALNFEFDLVFTSILNRSIHTAWLILEELGQEWVPVESSWRLNERHYGALIGLNREQMALNHGEEQVRLWRRSYNVTPPPIDESHPYYHEIYSDRRYKVCDVPVDQLPRSESLKDVLERLLPFWNERIAPEVLSGKTILISAHGNSSRALLKHLEGISDEDIINITLPTGVPILLELDENLHAVGPHQFLGDQEAIQAAIKKVEDQGKVKKRVEK; this is translated from the exons ATGTCCAAGTACAAACTGATTATGTTAAGACATGGAGAGGGCGCTTGGAATAAAGAGAATCGGTTTTGTAGCTGGGTGGATCAGAAACTTAACAGTGAAGGAATGGAGGAAGCTCGGAACTGTGGGAAGCAACTCAAAGCACTAAACTTTGAGTTTGATCTCGTATTCACGTCCATCCTTAATCGGTCCATCCACACAGCCTGGCTGATCCTGGAAGAGCTGGGGCAGGAATGGGTTCCTGTGGAAAGCTCGTGGCGTCTAAACGAACGTCACTATGGAGCTTTGATCGGTCTCAACAGGGAGCAGATGGCTTTGAATCATGGTGAAGAACAAGTGAGGCTCTGGAGGAGAAGTTACAATGTGACCCCACCACCCATTGATGAATCTCACCCTTACTACCATGAAATCTACAGTGACCGGAGGTATAAAGTGTGCGATGTACCTGTCGATCAGCTGCCACGATCTGAAAGCTTAAAGGATGTTCTGGAGAGACTCCTACCCTTTTGGAATGAAAGGATTGCTCCTGAAGTCTTAAGTGGCAAAACCATTCTGATATCTGCTCATGGAAATAGCAGTAGGGCTCTCCTGAAACATCTGGAAG GTATCTCCGACGAAGACATTATCAACATTACTCTTCCCACTGGAGTGCCCATTCTCCTGGAACTGGATGAGAACCTGCATGCTGTTGGGCCTCACCAGTTCCTGGGCGACCAAGAGGCTATCCAAGCCGCCATTAAGAAAGTAGAGGATCAAGGAAAAGTGAAAAAGCgagttgaaaaatga